The Zea mays cultivar B73 chromosome 7, Zm-B73-REFERENCE-NAM-5.0, whole genome shotgun sequence DNA segment AACTTCGTTTGGCCCCGCCCGTCGCCGTCTGAGCCGAGCCATTGACTGCTCAGAGCATCAGGTGCGCTTGGGCGTCTAGCCATTTGGCGGCTTGGGCTTTCTGCGTGGGTGCCGCATCCCGCCGCCCCCCCCCTGCTTCCATCCCCATCGCCGCagcctttttttttttttttgcctcgCTTCGTCGCCATGTTGCTTTAAAGTTCAAATTGCTCGCGGGATCGGGAGGGGAGGAAGGAACGACGAGTCTAAGTTGCGCTTGCGCCGGAAAGATGAGCCGTGTCGGTGTCGTCCTTGAGGTGGATGTGAACGGCGAGGAGCTCTTCTTCGTTGATAAGGTGCGCTGCGCTGCGGCCTGCGGCTCTCTCTCTCCTGCCCCATGTTCATGTTCTTTGCTTGCTCCTCCGCCATGGATTAGGCTAGGCTAGGCCATCAAGGTCTAGGTCCCTTCTTGCTCTGCTCTGGTGCTCATGTTTCTCTCCATACaccacgacgacgacgatggtgtcgatgttttttgttgttgttgttgttgtactCTTTCCCCAGATTGGCAGCTTGCTGTCCACAGCCTAGCGGCTCTGTTTTGGATGGACTCACTGTTGTGTACTGTCTAGCCGCTTGTTTCTTGTGGACGTCTAGGCCTTGTGGACGAGTGAAGTGAAGCCTGCCATATCCTGTTGGAATCGAACCTGCTTCGATTCTTCCCTCTTGTAGTTACCTCCAGATAGCCCCCAATTTTTTTTTTGGCACCACCTACCTTGGCATCGTCTTCCCCAATTCGGTCGCGTCCAACCCTTCCTTTCAGGCCTTTCCGAATGTTTTGCCCTTGATTTGTACTCCGTCGCAGGTTTAGGAGCCGTGTCCGGCTTGTCACATCCCGGTGGTTTCACGCCCGTCTCTGACCGAGTGACTGCTAGCTAGTTCCTGATCCTTCGATAGCTTGTTTGTCACACGCCAATGGAGTCGCCCTGTTTCCACTCATTATGCTCACCTGCAACTCTGCTTCCGCATCATTAGTGTCTACGTACTACTCAGATTAATCCTGCACTTCTTTTTTCGTTCTGTTCCCCTAGAAATTTACTGTCTGGCTGTTGTTTCTCAGAGGAAGAGCACGTCGCAACCTTCCATTTTTTACGCTCAGTTGCAGAGTGCTCCGCTGCAGAGCACACAGTGAAGCTGTGTCCGTTTCCCCATCACTGTCATCAATGAGGTCGCCTCGCCATGCCTGGTCCTCCTCTTCTTATTAATGGCGTAACTGTACCGCGCATATCCCGCACCTGCTAATGTTCTTCTTCGTCCCTCCCGCTCCATTCCTCCACTGCTGGGCGTTAACGGAGTAACAGCTACACCTCATCTTCTTCGCCCTTTTCTATGCGAGCTTTAATGCCCGTTTGGTGGCTACGACTACTGTACGTACTCGTTTATTGCCACTAGCTTCTTCCCCCATTGAAAAAGCTTTATTACTACATTCTGCTCCGCAAAGAGAGAGAGTGACCTGATCTTCCCTTCAATTTGGCGTCGGTGTTAATTTGGATTCCTACAAGTGGGTGGCGTCTCGCATTCTTGGCGGCTGCGTGCTTCTTTAATGCGCTGACGCTTCTTGTTCTGAATTGCTGTTGCGTTTTTTTGGATATAAAATCGCAGGACGTTCTAGCGCGCTTCTGCGGCAGGATCAGGAGGCTGGTGGTCGCCGGCGCAGCGTCTGCGGGGCGGCGTCCGAGGGTGACTCTGCAAGGACTCCCCGGTGGCCCCGAGGCGTTCGAGCTCGTCGCGAGGTTCTGCTACACCGACGACggcggacggggcggggcggtgaCGGCGGGCAACGCGTGCGTGCTGCGGTGCGCGGCGGAGTTCCTGGACATGGCGGCGGCGGACGTGGCcgcggccgaggccgaggccgaggccgcgccGAGCCTGGTGCGGATGACGGAGAAGGCGCTGGAGGAGATGCCGCACTGGCCGTGGCACACGGTCGTGGACGCCGTGAAGCAGTGCCAGCGCCTGGTCCCGCTCGCGGACTCCACCGGCGCGTTCGACGCGGCCGTGGCGGCGCTGGTGTCCCAGATGGCCGTGCCCCCGCCGGCCGGGGACGCCACGCCCACGGGCTCCTCGCCGGAGAGCACCGCGTTCCGGTTCTCGTGCGACACCAAGAGCAGCAGCCTCAGCCTGCGCGGCGGGTCCTGCGTCAGCCGCACCTGGTGGTTCGAGGACCTCGTCGCGCTCGGCCCTGCCACGGTGGAGCGCGTCGCCTCGGCGCTCGTGGCCAGGGGCGCCGACCACGGCGTCGTCGCCCGGTTCCTCTTCTACTACCTAAAGTGCCGCGTCGCCGGTGCGAGCGCCGAGGAGAAGAAGGCGATGCTGCAGGCCTCGGTCGCCGTCATGGCGAAGCTGGACCGAAGCGCCGTCTCCTGCAAGGGCCTCTTCGGCATCCTGAGGATCGCCGCGCCGCTGAGGCTGGCCGACGCGTGCCAGGAGCGGCTCGTGGCCATGATCGGCCGCAAGCTGGACCACGCGACGCTCGATAACCTGCTCGTCCCGGCGCCGCCCGGGACGGGCAGCCTGTACGACGTGAGCCTGGTGCTGAGGTTCTTGGCCGCGTTCCTCCGCGGCGGCGCCAGTGACGAGCCGGCGAGGCTGAAGAAGGTGGGCAAGCTCGTGGACCTGTACCTGGCCGAGGTCGCTCCGGACCCGTCCCTTCGCCCGGCCAAGTTCCTGGAGCTCGCCACCGCGCTGCCGGCTCACGCGAGGGACTGCCACGACGCGCTGTATCGCGCCATCGACGTCTATTTCCAGGTACTAGTTATTACTGGAGGAGTTGTAACGTAACATTCCGTTTCGACAGCATTTCACATTTTACTGCTTAGTTAGATTAGACACCAGTTACTGCTGCGCATTAATTGCTAGCATGTCAGTGCTTCCTCTGAATCCTACTAGTATGTCTGGAATGCGGTTATTAACTTGTGCACGTTCTGTGAACCAACTGATTGGCCAGCCAAACAGGGACGACCTTTTACCGCTAGTATTATAATTTGAGGCTTAAATAAAAAAATGTGAGTTGATCGTGTCAGGTTCACGGCCGCCTGACGGACGAGGAGAAGATGAAGATCTGCAGGGGGCTGAGCTACGAGAAGCTGTCGCCCGAGAGCTGCAAGCACCTGGCGCGGAACGGCGAGTTCCCGACGAGGGCGGCGGTGCAGGCGCTGGCGTCGCAGCACACGGTGCTGAAGAGCATCGTGCTGCGCGAGCCCGCGGGCCAGCTGAAGCCCGTGTCGCTGTCCCCTCCCCCGTCCACGGGTAAGCACCGCGACGTCGGCGGCGGCGAGAACGACGAGGGTCAGGTGGTCCTGTACGCGGGGCGGCTGGACCTGTCGCTGGAGAACCAGAACCTGCGGTCGCTCCTGGACGGGATGCACTGGCGGGTGATGGAGCTGGAGAAGGTGTGTAGCCGGATGAAGACGCAGATGAGCAAGATGAAGCAGCCCAGGCGCGGAGGCGGTGGCGGCCGCGCCGGCAGGTCGTCGCTCCCCAGGATGTGCTCCTGATCCACCACCTCGCCTCCTCGCGCTGCCGTTATTAGCGCGCGCTTTAGCGGTGACCCCGCAACACTGTACCATAGCGACGATGTACATACCGACTGCCGTGCTAGGAGGAATCAGTGAAGCGCGGCGCGGCGCGGTGCAGGCGGCAGAGCATCGTCCTCCTCCCTGCATCTTGTCCCTTTTTTTTTTTTGCCTAGCTTCCTCCCGTGTATGATGATGCGTGTATCGGTTCTCGGTGGTGGCAATTTGAAAAGAAGGGCTGGCTAGCAGCGTCAGCCTGAGCTGAGTGGTCCTGCTGGTTGAATGGATGTGGTCTATCTGAAATAATAAAAAAAGGGGTACTGTGTGGCATGCTTCGTGCCTGAAGAATCTCGCAATGCTGCTACAGCAGCTTGCCAGGTCGAGCATACAGTAACTGCTCGCATTCGCACCAGTAGCGTTTTGCCTCAAAAAAAAAAAGCTAGCCAAGTACAAACCGTATGGTCTTGATGGTAGTAGTACATGCTGATTATGACGGCTCTATGACCTTATCCTGCATCATCATTATTCTACCTTGGCGTTTTAGGTCAGGCGAGGCCACGAAAGACCAGAAGGACTGATTAAAGAAATGCTAATTATGAGCTCCACGTCCTTGGTAAGCTACTAGTATCTGCTTTACCCCAACAGCAGTCTCTTGCAGCGTATAGTATCCAAAAAAAAAAGAGGCATGATGACGACGTACGGCGGGGGAAGGAAGGAACATGACATCATGGCAGGTAAGGTAAGGTCCCGCATGGGAACAGTTGACTTGTAAATTAAAGAGAAAATCTCTTCAATGCCATCAAAATTTATAACGATCTCTTCAGTACCATCTAAAATTATACATTTCCTTCAAAGCCACTGGTTTATATTTTCCATCCCTTCAACGCCATTGCCGTTACATGTCGCCGTTAAATGGTGTACGGGTCGTCCACGTGTCATAGCCTGTGTCATAGCCTAGCGACGTGCCTCGCTAGAGCTAGCAATGCAAGCTGACGATCGCGTGCTGCAACGTATCCATTACATGCACAAGAGAATGACCAGCTCCAGCTGATCTGAGCTACCAGGTGCTAATGCTAGCAGGTATGGATCGATCAGACTGCACCAATACGAACCAACCATCATGTAGTAAGCTGATCTGAGCTGCCAGGAGCTAATGCCAGCAAGCATGGATCGATCAGACTGCACCAATACGAACCAACCATCATGTAGTATATTTGAACGTATAGTCCCCTCCTGTTCTCTTGCTCGATTCTCAACGCCTGCCACTCGCTGACAAATGCATGCGACACGCTTCTTCTAGAGCAGATACGCTCCCTATCTGATTCGATCCTCTCACACGTCGCGTCGCCATTGCACGCACGCTTCGTTCGATCACGTACGCTCGAGCTCGGGGCTCGGGTAGTTGGCCGCCTTTCGGATTCCATGCATGCAGATTGCAGATGCAGGTGTAGGCGGTGATGTCCATATGGGCCGTGCCCCCGTTTGGCCCGAAGCACGGCACTATTAAAGCCCGTCACGAAACCGGCCCGGCACGGTGGACGTCGGGCTCGTGCCGGCCCGGCCCGATGGTCGTGCCGGGTATGGGCTCCATGGCCGGCCCGTCGTTCTTGGCCCGGCACGGCACGGTTTAACGGGCGGCACGGTTGCCGGCCCGACTCCTCCCTCCCCTCTGCGTATAACCGAGACACCGAGTACTCCGTACTCCCCGTCCCCGTCTCCCCGTCTCAGTTTCTCACGCGACCAAACCCTAAATCCGACTGCCGACGACGGCGACGCCCGACGTGTGACGCTTGCCGGCGACAGCTTGTTTGGACTTCCCGAAGCTCTTCTCTTTCCTCTAATCCCCTTCCCTACTCTCAAATCTCGAAGGACCCGAACCCTAATCCCCATCCTAGCATCCTCTTGGCCCAACGACGGTGCTCCTGCTCGCGGTGGTGCTTGCAACCACTCAGGTGACTCGGGTGCTCCGGCTAAGCAGGTGTGTTCTTACTCTTTGTAccgtgctcctcctcctccttgcaTTGCTTTCTTCTCCAgatcttcttgttctttttaggTATCGTTCTTGTGACGGTGCCGCTTAGCCGTCGAGGGACCGGAGTTGCTGACGAGGAGCCGGATAAACAGTGGGCATGGACGATGAACTTGATCCGGTCGCTGTGGAGGAGGAGCAACGGCTCGAAGACCATAATGAAGAAGAGGATGCTCTGGCCCTCTTTGGTGGCAGATCCgccattgctgctgctgccattAACATCGATGATGCCCCCCCTGTTCCTTGTGCCAGTGGTCAGACGGGCACAGGCTCCACGAGCCCGACACCGACCGGCACAAGCACTGCTGCCACAAGTTCTAGTAAGCGTCCTCCCAGATCTAAAGTGTGGAACGACTTTGATGAACTGACCCACATCGTCAATGGTAAGAGGGTAAGGTATGGCGCTGTTTGCAAGTACTGTAAGGTTACTTTAAGTGGTAAATCTAGTTCTGGAACTGGTCACTTACTTCGCCATAACTGCTCTGCTAAGAAAGAACAACAGCGTGCGGGTATAGTTCAATCCTTGCTTAAGTACAACTCTGATGGATCCTTGAAACATTGGGAGTACTCTCCTTCTGTTGCAAGAAATGAACTGTGTCGGTTAATAGCTAAAGAGGACCTACCTCTATGGTTTGGAGAGTCTGATGCTTTTCAGGAGTACATTACTAATGCCCATAATCCTAAATTTATCAAATGTTCTAGACAAACCACTGCTAGAGACATGGTGAAGCTTTATAATGAGCGTGTGGTTAATTTGATTGAAATTTTTAAAACCTCTGTTTCATCTGTTGCTCTTACATCTGACATTTGGAATGGTAAGGCTAAAGAGGATTATCTATCTGTAGTTGCTCATTTTGTTAATTCCAATTGGGAGTTAGAAAAGAGATTGATTGGTCTTAGGTTAATTGATGAATCACATACTGGTAGAAATATTGCTGAACGTATTGCAGTAGTGGTTGATGAGTACGGCTTGAACAACAAAATTTTTGCTATAACTCTTGACAATGCTTCATCAAATATAACTGCTATGTCCTTTCTGAAACCATTGTTTTGTACTTACCTTGGCCTTGTTTGTCCTGATCCATCTGATGAAACTGCTTATGATTCTGATGATCCTGATGATTTAACTACAGTTTTTTTACATCAGCGCTGTGCCTGCCACATAATTAACTTGATTGTGAAGTCTTGTTTAACAATCTTAAAGCCTTATCTTGATGATTTTAGAAAAGCTATCAATTTTTTGAACTCTTCAAACCAAAGAATTGGTGCTTACAAGAGTTATTGTCTCAGTATGGGTGTTACACCTAGAAAGTTTGGTGTTGATATTGAAGTTAGATGGAATTCCACATTTTTGATGCTTAAGCACCTAGTTCCACATAGAAGCACTTTTTCTGTCTTCATCCAAACCCAATATCCTATGCAAGAAGGTAGTCCTCCTTTACTCACTAGTAATCATTGGACTGTTGCAGATAAAGTGTTATCTTTTCTACAATTATTCTATGATTGTACTGTTGCACTATCTGGTGTTTATTACCCTACTTCACCCTTAATGTTGCATCAAATTTTAAAGATTGCTAGACATCTCAACACTTATGAAAATGATGAACTGCTAAGACAAGCTGTAGTTCCTATGAAAGATAAATTTTTAAAATACTGGAGACAAATACCCTTGTTGTATGCCTTTGCTTTCATTCTGGATCCTAGGGCCAAAATgagaggtttccataaaatccttCTTCGTTTGTCTGCATTAACTGGTACAGACTACTCTAGGCTTCCACATAAGGTGAGATCTCAGCTAACCAATACTTTTCAGTTGTATGAATCAAAGTTTGGTGATGTGCGTTTGCGAGCACAAAACCAAATGTCAGGTGCTAATCAAGGTAAGAACAAAATGGCTTGGGATGACATCTATGGCGATGATGATTTTCATGTTGAGTCATCAGGATCAGGTAATATTGCTCCCTCTTCTGCTACCTTTGCAACTGCAGCCTCTGTCTTAGAGTTATCTTCATATCTAGACAGTGATACTGTCTCACAGTTCAATGAAGACTTcaacatcttgagttggtggcatGAACATAAACTTACCTATCCTATTCTTTCTCTCCTTGCTAAAGATGTGATGACTGTTCCTGCTTCAACTATATCTTCTGAATCAACTTTTAGTCTTGTTGGCAGAGTGATTGAGGAGCGCCGTCGCCGTCTCACAAGTGATATGGTGGAGATTTTGTCTTGTATCAAGGATTGGGAATTAGCAGACTCACATATGCAACACAATGTGGAGAAGGACACCAAAGAGATGGAACTTATCCATGAAAGTATGATCCTTGAAGATGCAGCCTCTGTTTGAAAGTTTCTTTGGACTGTAACTGTGGACTGAAACTGTGGACTGTAATTGTGGACTGTAATAAACATTAATACTTTAGTTTGGAGCTAGatgtactcttttttcctttctagggttttctcacgaggtgtgagtttttacctagaaaggtttttaacgaggcagcaTTGCACATGAGCTCCAAACCAAATTAAATATCTATTTTGCTGAAGTATTAATGTTATGCTTTGGAATCTTGACTTGTAATTGTGATGTGGACTTGCAGTTGTAATTGTGAATTTGTGACCTGGACTTGTAGTTGTATGGTGACATGTATATGAATCTGGATTATGTAATGTGAAGTTGAACTTGTATTAGATTTTGAATTGTGACTTACATATGAATCTGGATTATGTATTGTGAAGTTGAATTGTGACTATAATGTGGCTCTGATTTTGTATTTTTCATTTTGTAATTTGAATCTCGGGCTACTGGGCGGCCCGGTACTGTCTGGCCCGTCGGGCCCGTGGCACGACCCGGCACGAAAAACGGCCGACCGTGCCGGGCTTGGGCCTAAGAGGAGGCACGACgtgctggcccggcccggcccggtaaCCTGACCGTGCCGTGCCGTTTTTGAATTTTCGTGCCGTGCTTGTTACGGGCTCGTGCCGGGTCGGGCCGGGCGGCACGAATGGACATCTATAGGTGTAGGCAGTCTCGCCTCGCGTGTGCCATCCACCACCGGCCACGAGGTTACAACACGTACGCACAGGACTGGTCGGTCTGCATGCTCGTTCGATCGCTCGGACACACGCACACTCGACGGGAGGGACATGCACAGATGGATGGATGGCGTCGATGATGTGATGGTTCACCATTTCATGCAAGCAAGGTGTTCGACGAGCGGGCTTGCGGACGGACGTGGAAGTACCGGTCTGCCTCGGCTTGCCCCCCGCCGCCGAACAACCTTAGCTCGTTTCGGCCTGGTCCCCGACGTCGAGCTGAGGTCGACAAGACTACCACGCACGCTCCAGGTCGGCGGGGGCGCTGCGCGCGGCCCGTGCTGCTTCGCCTTCGGGCTTACCGGTCATAGCTAACAGAGATGATGGGAGGGGGTTAGTGCATGCCATGTGGGCCCAGCTACACCAACAAACGGCGTTGGCCGGCTTCTTGACGGCAATGGCACAGAGGGGAACAAAATCTAAAATCGATGGCATAGAAGGAATGCTATAATTTCTAATGGCACATAAAGTATCAGTATAATTTTTAGTGGCATAGAGGGAATTAACTCTAAATTAAACCCTCGGTAATGCGCTGAGTGTTTAGAAAGCAAAGCCTGGTATGCATACGCATGGCCAGAGAAATGAAAACGACACGGGCGTTCCAGTCCCCCCTTTCTAGGCAGGGGAGCTTCCTTTTTGGATGCTCTTTGAGAATCGAGTGTCTAGAACAGACAAGGGTTAAAAAAAGTAGTGTTGGGGGAGTGGCCAACGTTAGAAAGTGTAGTGATCCATGCATACCCTCTCATTTTGAAAGTGTGGTTGTGTTGCCTACAGTATTTTTTTATTCATGGTATTTTCGCTCTATATATTTATTACAGCAATGTGGTGTGATCTAGTCACGCTTCCAATTGCTTCTTTGTTATAAATGAATACGACACAAAAGAGATCAATCACAAAGAAGACACagatttaacgtggaaaacccctctaaagcgaaggggaaaaaaccacgggcgccggccagcaacttctcactattttcgggtggttacagatcgcaggagatttacaatTGAGATAATTATCTCCTGCGGCTTACAAAGATAATTATCTCCTGCGCTCCGGCCCAAGCCtcccggcgacgggcctccgcttcgctcgccaacatggccgccttcttcagaatttgaatcacaaactcaacaaactCCACCTTGAGACAAATTCCTTGTAGCATCATAATAGCAAACCCCACCTTAAACAAATGCATCATCATCTGCCAGCGTCAACAACCACTAAGGGCTAATTTATAATACCAACTAAGTTTGAGCATTAGCAACAGAAACATGCTTTGTCATCATATTAGCAGGATTATTATGAGTACTGATCTTGCATACCTTCATCAACCCTTTTTCAATGATGTCACGAACGAAGTGATAACGAATATCAATATGTTTGGATTTTTCAGTAATCATCTGATCTTTGGTGAGATGAATAGCACTCTGACTATCACAATAGATGGTAATGCAAGACTTAATTTCACATAGCTCTGAATATATACCTTTCAACCATAAGGCTTCCTTAGTAACTTCTGCAATTGCCATATACTCAGCTTCTTTGGTAGACAAAGCAACAGTGTCCTGTAAACGAGCTTTCCAACTCACAGCACAATCTCCAACAGTAAAGACATAACCTGAAAGAGATCTCCTCCTGTCTAAATCACCACCATAATCTGAATCAACATAGTCAACCAGACCATCTCCAGATTTACCAAGACATAAACAAGCACTAGAAGAACCACGTAGATATATGAAAATCCACTGAACAACTTTCCAATGCTCTTTACCAGGATTAGACCTGTATCTAGCAACAACGCTCATAGCATGAGACAAATCAGGACGAGAGCAAACCATAGCATACATGAGTGACCCAACGACACTAGAGTATGAAACTTTTGACATATATTCAAGCTCAGCATCAGTTTCAGCACACTTTTAGCAGATAGTTTAAAATGAGGAGCCAACAGAGTACTCACAGGTTTAGTATTTTGCATGTTGAAACGACGAAGGACCTTCTCAATATAATTCTTCTAGCTCAAGTACAGCAGTCCAGACTTCCTATCCCTGATTACCTCTATGCCAAGGATTTTCTTTGCAGCACCCAGATCCTTCATATCAAATTCGCTACTAAGTTGTGCCATTAAAGCAGCGATTTTCTTCATGCTCTTGGCAGCAATCAACATATCATTATCATCAACATATAGCAGCAAATATGTAGGTGATCCATTAACAAATTTTAGATAAACACAGCTATCATATTGAGACCTCTGAAAGCCCTTAGAAAGCATAAATGAATCAAACCTCTTATACCACTGTCTCGGAGATTGTTTCAGACCATATAAGGACTTCTTCAACCTGCACACATAGTCTTCTTTTACAGGAACAATGAACCCCTCAGGCTGGTCCATATAAATGTCCTCCTCCAAATCATTATGTAAGAAAGTAGTTTTCACATCTAACTGTTCAAGCTCATAGTCATGTACAGCAACAAGACTAAGAAACGTACGAATTAAACTATGCTTGACAATAGGAGAATAGATATCAGAGTAATCAATTCCTGAAATCTGACTAAAACCTTTGGCAACTAGCCTCCACTTTGCTCGCCAACATGACCACCTttttcagaatttggatcacaaactcaacattCTTGATAGGTGCTTCATGTTCTACAGTATTTGCCGTAAAGCTGTTAAGCCCGAGATGCACATGTATGCTGATCAGTACTCAAGATAGCTCTCCGGGCTCCATGTGAAATCTGAAAGAAGAGAAaagctccttttatttatttaagAGCAATTTGTGTACTACTGGTAGCGATCCGAAACTGGTGCACAGGAATGGAGTAACGTGGGTCTACTA contains these protein-coding regions:
- the LOC103633275 gene encoding BTB/POZ domain-containing protein At3g22104 isoform X1; this translates as MTNSDALCLQSQSTHKQRISAYTCLLLLVLSLSGIQSSSSTPNPSGIPVTNPKTTSILLSPTIFLLPISLVQGKDSRSSTGRHSRIAPEWPGQAHTTATVYDTCECKGQGREKSGTSLTYSPKLPPSLQSSTLAVLAARQRVSVRARAGAAQDPPTSFGPARRRLSRAIDCSEHQDVLARFCGRIRRLVVAGAASAGRRPRVTLQGLPGGPEAFELVARFCYTDDGGRGGAVTAGNACVLRCAAEFLDMAAADVAAAEAEAEAAPSLVRMTEKALEEMPHWPWHTVVDAVKQCQRLVPLADSTGAFDAAVAALVSQMAVPPPAGDATPTGSSPESTAFRFSCDTKSSSLSLRGGSCVSRTWWFEDLVALGPATVERVASALVARGADHGVVARFLFYYLKCRVAGASAEEKKAMLQASVAVMAKLDRSAVSCKGLFGILRIAAPLRLADACQERLVAMIGRKLDHATLDNLLVPAPPGTGSLYDVSLVLRFLAAFLRGGASDEPARLKKVGKLVDLYLAEVAPDPSLRPAKFLELATALPAHARDCHDALYRAIDVYFQVHGRLTDEEKMKICRGLSYEKLSPESCKHLARNGEFPTRAAVQALASQHTVLKSIVLREPAGQLKPVSLSPPPSTGKHRDVGGGENDEGQVVLYAGRLDLSLENQNLRSLLDGMHWRVMELEKVCSRMKTQMSKMKQPRRGGGGGRAGRSSLPRMCS
- the LOC103633275 gene encoding BTB/POZ domain-containing protein At3g22104 isoform X2 translates to MSRVGVVLEVDVNGEELFFVDKDVLARFCGRIRRLVVAGAASAGRRPRVTLQGLPGGPEAFELVARFCYTDDGGRGGAVTAGNACVLRCAAEFLDMAAADVAAAEAEAEAAPSLVRMTEKALEEMPHWPWHTVVDAVKQCQRLVPLADSTGAFDAAVAALVSQMAVPPPAGDATPTGSSPESTAFRFSCDTKSSSLSLRGGSCVSRTWWFEDLVALGPATVERVASALVARGADHGVVARFLFYYLKCRVAGASAEEKKAMLQASVAVMAKLDRSAVSCKGLFGILRIAAPLRLADACQERLVAMIGRKLDHATLDNLLVPAPPGTGSLYDVSLVLRFLAAFLRGGASDEPARLKKVGKLVDLYLAEVAPDPSLRPAKFLELATALPAHARDCHDALYRAIDVYFQVHGRLTDEEKMKICRGLSYEKLSPESCKHLARNGEFPTRAAVQALASQHTVLKSIVLREPAGQLKPVSLSPPPSTGKHRDVGGGENDEGQVVLYAGRLDLSLENQNLRSLLDGMHWRVMELEKVCSRMKTQMSKMKQPRRGGGGGRAGRSSLPRMCS
- the LOC103633275 gene encoding BTB/POZ domain-containing protein At3g22104 isoform X3 produces the protein MAAADVAAAEAEAEAAPSLVRMTEKALEEMPHWPWHTVVDAVKQCQRLVPLADSTGAFDAAVAALVSQMAVPPPAGDATPTGSSPESTAFRFSCDTKSSSLSLRGGSCVSRTWWFEDLVALGPATVERVASALVARGADHGVVARFLFYYLKCRVAGASAEEKKAMLQASVAVMAKLDRSAVSCKGLFGILRIAAPLRLADACQERLVAMIGRKLDHATLDNLLVPAPPGTGSLYDVSLVLRFLAAFLRGGASDEPARLKKVGKLVDLYLAEVAPDPSLRPAKFLELATALPAHARDCHDALYRAIDVYFQVHGRLTDEEKMKICRGLSYEKLSPESCKHLARNGEFPTRAAVQALASQHTVLKSIVLREPAGQLKPVSLSPPPSTGKHRDVGGGENDEGQVVLYAGRLDLSLENQNLRSLLDGMHWRVMELEKVCSRMKTQMSKMKQPRRGGGGGRAGRSSLPRMCS